CACATGCTATTACGGGAACCCCCTGCGATGTTCCTGTTCCTAGAAATGTTACCTTCAAAGTGCTAGTTCTGTTTGTTGCAGTTCTAAATAGAAATTTTTGTTTTTATCACCTAGTGTCTTGGTGTCTAATTCAATATTTTTAAGGATATCCACTAAGCAATTGATCTTGCCTTCTGTATCAAAAAATTTATTGATAATGACGATGCTTTGATCTTTCAATACACAGTAACCAGATTTGAAATTTCCTTTTTCATATCTTAACATGTAATCAGATTCTGAAAACACATCTTCTAATTTGTTGAGGAATGATTTTGTGTATTTGACCTGCATATTTAAAGTTTAAAATTTAATTACACACCTTTTAACCTATGTACTAATTACAATCTAATTAATAATAAGTTTGTTCAGTTAAAGCATGATTAATTGGTTAATTTTTTCACAGTTTCTACCAATTGGTCAAAATTCAGTGGTTTTTGCAAATACTCATTGATGCCAGCTTCTTTAAAATCTTCAATACTGTAGTTTTTCGCATTACCAGTAATAGCTATTATTGGGATCGAGGATTTTGATTTGTCATTCAATGCTCTAATCGCTCTAGTACATTCCATTCCATCCATTTTAGGCATATTAATGTCCATTAAAATAATGTCGAAAGTATCTGACTCTAAGGCCTTCAATACTTGTTCCCCGTTTTTAGCGGAATGGATGCTGTAATTTTGCATCATTAGAATTTTTTTGGTAAGGTTTTGGATTACCGAGCTGTCTTCTGCAATAAGTACTTTCTTAGTTTCTGCCATCTTATTTTAATATTGACTGATAATTGTTGGTAAATTTATTAAAATTATCTAACAAATGATTTAAGTCCTTCATTAGCTTTTCGGTTTTTTCTTTTTTTAAGTCGGATTCTATTTTTTTTGCCTGTTCTTCTAAGGAGCGAATACCTAATGTTCCAGCATTTCCTTTAAGTGTATGCAAATTATTTAATATTTTCTCCATATCCGAGGTCTTTTCTGCATTTATAC
This is a stretch of genomic DNA from Marivirga harenae. It encodes these proteins:
- a CDS encoding response regulator, with the translated sequence MAETKKVLIAEDSSVIQNLTKKILMMQNYSIHSAKNGEQVLKALESDTFDIILMDINMPKMDGMECTRAIRALNDKSKSSIPIIAITGNAKNYSIEDFKEAGINEYLQKPLNFDQLVETVKKLTN